One part of the Cyclobacteriaceae bacterium genome encodes these proteins:
- a CDS encoding DUF4783 domain-containing protein — protein MNRILIIGLLLIGCGQALAQTGNVVDQVKESIKAGSAKELAKYLNASVDVTIDGKPETYSKAQAEFVLRDFFKANPPAEFNIIHQGQSKGGQPFAIGQYKSGANTFRVWMKIRVAGNQSLVQEISFVKE, from the coding sequence ATGAACAGGATTTTGATTATTGGGTTGCTGCTGATAGGGTGTGGGCAAGCGTTGGCGCAGACGGGCAATGTAGTGGACCAGGTAAAGGAATCCATTAAGGCCGGTAGTGCGAAAGAGTTGGCAAAATACCTTAACGCCTCTGTGGATGTTACCATAGACGGTAAGCCCGAAACCTATAGCAAGGCCCAGGCAGAGTTTGTACTACGTGATTTTTTTAAGGCTAATCCTCCGGCTGAATTTAATATTATCCACCAGGGGCAATCGAAAGGCGGCCAGCCGTTTGCCATTGGTCAATATAAAAGCGGAGCAAATACTTTCAGGGTCTGGATGAAAATAAGGGTAGCCGGTAACCAATCCCTCGTTCAGGAGATTTCCTTCGTAAAGGAGTAA
- the nadC gene encoding carboxylating nicotinate-nucleotide diphosphorylase translates to MKPYYITEEFLQSFIRSALREDVGEGDHSTLASIPSEKQGKAQLLVKDRGILAGVDLAIEIFKQFDSTLDVQVNQMDGALVVPGDVAFVVRGSIRSVLTTERLVLNCMQRMSGIATCTNRLVKLVEGTKARLLDTRKTTPNFRLFEKWAVRIGGGENHRIGLFDMIMLKDNHIDMAGGITQAIIRTKEYLRAINKQLKIEVEARSLKEVEEALLIDGVDVIMLDNMSLKDMTEAVRRVNGKCKTEASGGITEETISSVAECGVDYISVGALTHSVRSLDLSLKVF, encoded by the coding sequence GTGAAGCCATACTACATTACTGAAGAGTTCCTGCAGAGCTTTATCCGCTCGGCCTTACGCGAAGATGTGGGCGAAGGAGACCACTCAACGCTTGCATCAATTCCATCTGAAAAGCAAGGCAAAGCTCAGCTATTGGTCAAAGACAGGGGTATTCTGGCGGGGGTAGATCTTGCCATTGAAATTTTCAAGCAGTTTGACAGTACCCTTGATGTGCAGGTTAACCAAATGGATGGCGCTCTTGTAGTTCCGGGTGATGTGGCTTTTGTTGTTCGCGGCAGTATTCGTTCCGTACTCACTACTGAGCGGTTAGTACTCAATTGTATGCAGCGCATGAGCGGAATAGCCACTTGTACCAACCGGTTGGTAAAGCTGGTGGAGGGCACTAAAGCAAGGCTTTTGGATACCCGTAAAACCACCCCCAACTTTCGCTTGTTCGAAAAGTGGGCCGTACGTATTGGCGGGGGAGAAAATCACCGCATAGGATTATTCGATATGATAATGCTAAAGGATAATCATATTGACATGGCCGGAGGCATAACACAAGCGATCATTCGTACAAAAGAGTATCTTCGCGCCATTAACAAGCAGCTTAAAATTGAGGTAGAAGCGCGTTCGTTGAAAGAAGTGGAGGAGGCACTACTTATTGACGGTGTGGATGTTATTATGCTGGACAACATGTCGCTAAAGGATATGACTGAGGCCGTAAGGCGGGTTAACGGTAAGTGCAAAACAGAAGCGAGTGGAGGCATAACCGAAGAAACCATAAGTAGCGTGGCGGAGTGTGGTGTTGATTATATTTCGGTTGGCGCCTTAACCCATTCAGTACGAAGCCTTGATTTAAGCCTGAAGGTATTTTGA
- a CDS encoding YcxB family protein encodes MIVKTKNYKLEKKTYIRLALRNILKQQGWIALLAAAGISACYLWIPSIWWFIGAFLGLGLYLLFWWIQFFGVTQLEQGKMLFEKFSYEISSQQILMKINPREGMPLKWDQIKKATIGKDYFVLFVNKAQMIYLPFKIFNTENERKFLTSILRTKGFVK; translated from the coding sequence ATGATTGTTAAAACGAAGAATTACAAACTGGAAAAGAAGACATATATACGATTGGCATTAAGAAATATACTTAAACAACAAGGCTGGATAGCCTTGCTTGCTGCGGCAGGTATTAGCGCCTGCTACCTTTGGATACCCAGCATATGGTGGTTTATTGGTGCGTTCTTGGGGCTTGGTCTTTATTTACTGTTTTGGTGGATACAGTTTTTTGGGGTCACCCAATTGGAGCAAGGTAAAATGTTATTCGAGAAGTTTTCTTATGAAATCAGCAGCCAGCAGATACTGATGAAAATTAACCCACGTGAAGGGATGCCATTAAAGTGGGATCAGATAAAAAAGGCAACGATTGGCAAGGATTATTTTGTGTTGTTTGTTAACAAGGCACAAATGATTTACCTGCCGTTCAAGATTTTTAACACTGAAAACGAGCGTAAATTCCTGACCAGTATTTTACGCACGAAGGGATTTGTAAAATAG
- a CDS encoding RecX family transcriptional regulator yields MNKQVTPEEAKKKILRYCAYQERSHLEVKNKLYSFGLFSSDVNEIISYLITEGFLNEERFARAFAGGKFRMKSWGRLRIVRELEARGLTRNCINLGLKEIGQEEYQTSLVRLLEKKYNQLREENLFVKRDKLATYAIWKGFEPERVWKTIKQLFPDQS; encoded by the coding sequence ATGAACAAACAGGTTACCCCTGAAGAAGCAAAGAAAAAGATTTTACGGTATTGCGCCTACCAGGAGCGTTCACACCTGGAAGTAAAAAATAAGCTCTATTCATTCGGGCTTTTTTCCAGCGATGTGAATGAGATTATTTCGTACCTGATTACAGAAGGTTTTTTAAATGAAGAACGGTTTGCCCGTGCGTTTGCAGGTGGAAAGTTCCGGATGAAAAGCTGGGGCCGCCTACGGATTGTACGTGAGCTTGAAGCCAGGGGACTTACCCGAAACTGTATTAACCTGGGCTTGAAAGAAATCGGGCAGGAAGAATACCAGACATCCTTAGTGCGGCTGCTTGAAAAAAAGTATAACCAACTGCGCGAAGAAAACCTTTTTGTTAAGCGTGATAAACTTGCCACCTATGCCATCTGGAAAGGCTTTGAACCTGAGCGGGTTTGGAAAACCATAAAGCAGCTTTTTCCTGATCAGTCGTAA
- a CDS encoding YHS domain protein, with translation MAQISPSVRIANFNIVKGVAIYGYDPVSYFEGKPVIGKAELKWEYNGVVYQFASTSTLSQFKASPEQYEPAYGGWCAFAMGDYGEKVKVDPLTYKITDGKLYLFYNFWGNNTLNEWNKNEAKLRANGDKNWQKILQ, from the coding sequence ATGGCTCAAATAAGTCCCTCAGTTCGAATTGCAAATTTCAACATTGTTAAAGGTGTAGCTATTTACGGGTATGATCCGGTAAGTTATTTTGAAGGTAAGCCCGTAATCGGGAAGGCTGAATTAAAATGGGAGTATAATGGGGTCGTATATCAATTTGCAAGCACATCAACACTATCGCAATTTAAGGCAAGCCCTGAGCAATATGAACCTGCCTATGGAGGTTGGTGTGCTTTTGCCATGGGTGATTATGGTGAAAAGGTTAAAGTTGATCCGTTAACATATAAGATCACCGATGGTAAACTGTACTTGTTCTATAACTTTTGGGGCAACAATACCCTAAATGAATGGAATAAGAATGAAGCTAAATTGCGGGCGAACGGAGATAAGAATTGGCAAAAAATCCTTCAATAA
- a CDS encoding DinB family protein — MSIKNACRDIFVQLSDLINQLSDHEYSKPIETLNQSSIGQHIRHTLEFFMCLEQADEAGVVNYDKRLHDKLIETDKVLALAAVNRLSDFIMTHDQNRNLNLEVNYSIDGEGFIVVGTNYSRELIYNIEHAIHHMAMIKIGVHEVAPHLNLPVTFGVASSTIRHQASNTIATQQH; from the coding sequence ATGAGCATCAAAAACGCCTGCCGCGATATCTTCGTGCAGCTATCCGACCTAATCAATCAATTATCGGATCATGAATACAGTAAGCCTATTGAAACCTTAAATCAATCCTCAATCGGGCAGCATATTCGCCACACGCTGGAGTTTTTTATGTGCCTGGAACAAGCGGATGAAGCCGGTGTTGTTAACTACGATAAACGGTTGCATGACAAATTAATTGAAACCGATAAAGTTCTTGCCTTGGCAGCAGTAAACCGTTTAAGTGATTTTATCATGACCCACGATCAAAACCGAAACCTGAATTTAGAAGTAAATTACTCGATTGATGGAGAAGGATTTATTGTTGTGGGCACCAATTATAGCCGTGAATTGATCTATAACATTGAACATGCCATACACCATATGGCCATGATAAAAATTGGTGTGCATGAAGTAGCCCCACACCTTAACTTGCCTGTAACCTTTGGTGTAGCTTCATCCACTATCCGTCATCAGGCGAGCAATACGATAGCCACTCAGCAACACTAA
- a CDS encoding OmpH family outer membrane protein has product MKKIVFLFAFGLAALFAQAQSPAKIGFADVEYIFSQMPEAKQIETELQTLQTQLKKQYDGKVAEFQKKLQEYQAYGNTVPDAVRQNTERELQQLQQNIQKLEQDSQENLQRKQVQLMEPVYTKVGKAIEEVAKANAFTMILTNQVSGLDVVLYADDQSDISDLVLKKMGITPQAATTNPPKK; this is encoded by the coding sequence ATGAAAAAAATCGTTTTCCTGTTCGCCTTCGGATTAGCAGCACTATTTGCACAGGCCCAAAGCCCGGCTAAAATAGGCTTTGCTGATGTGGAATATATTTTTAGTCAGATGCCCGAAGCCAAACAAATTGAGACTGAGTTACAAACCCTGCAAACGCAATTAAAGAAACAGTATGATGGTAAGGTGGCTGAATTCCAAAAGAAGCTGCAGGAGTACCAGGCCTACGGTAACACCGTACCGGATGCCGTTCGGCAGAATACTGAACGGGAGTTACAGCAATTACAACAAAACATTCAAAAACTTGAGCAAGACTCTCAGGAGAACTTGCAGCGCAAACAAGTGCAACTAATGGAACCCGTGTACACCAAAGTGGGGAAGGCTATTGAAGAAGTAGCAAAAGCCAATGCGTTCACCATGATCCTCACCAACCAGGTAAGCGGGCTTGATGTGGTGCTCTATGCCGATGATCAATCCGATATTTCAGACCTGGTGTTGAAGAAGATGGGCATAACGCCACAAGCCGCAACAACAAATCCACCAAAGAAATAA
- a CDS encoding OmpH family outer membrane protein has protein sequence MRFYLIPIFFLIFGLNFVNAQRFGYIDTDFILNKMPEYKKAQEEINRLSELWTKEIQGMAKNVEAMYSTLQAEQVLLTEEMRKERTELIKKKEAELKEYQNKVFGFGGLFFLKKQELVKPVQDKVWDAVDKVAKQNNLAIVFDKSGELVMIYTDPRYDYTDFVLDELGLGDPNDKIKN, from the coding sequence ATGCGCTTTTACCTTATTCCAATATTTTTTCTCATTTTCGGCCTGAATTTTGTCAACGCTCAGAGGTTCGGTTACATCGACACGGATTTTATCCTGAACAAGATGCCCGAGTATAAAAAGGCACAGGAAGAAATAAACCGGTTATCCGAACTGTGGACAAAGGAAATCCAGGGCATGGCTAAAAATGTAGAGGCCATGTACAGCACACTTCAGGCCGAGCAGGTTTTGCTAACTGAAGAGATGCGAAAAGAACGGACTGAGTTGATAAAAAAGAAGGAAGCTGAACTTAAAGAATATCAAAATAAAGTTTTTGGTTTTGGTGGATTGTTTTTCCTGAAGAAGCAGGAACTTGTTAAACCGGTGCAAGACAAGGTTTGGGATGCGGTGGACAAGGTAGCTAAACAAAACAATCTGGCCATTGTATTCGATAAGTCGGGGGAATTGGTGATGATTTATACGGATCCGCGCTATGATTACACCGACTTTGTTTTGGATGAATTGGGATTGGGGGATCCCAACGATAAGATTAAAAATTAA
- a CDS encoding BamA/TamA family outer membrane protein, with amino-acid sequence MRTSVLIIFLLIVGFDSVAQFRRGRSERAATDNLNYANPAEYIIAGIEVTGLNILDKNAMVSLTGLRVGDKVKIPGDAISGAIRKLWKHGLIGDVSIGVQKIEGDNVWLEIKMAERPRLTNFYFSGINKSQESSLKEELTLIRGKIVNDAMLRNTELAVKKFFVKKGFLNTEVKIIQERDTIATDGIRLKIAVNTNSKVKINKIAITGNEAIADGKLKGKMKKTAEHPRFALHRTLIRKALDFKPKDIRTYLTTSYDVSWAEVKEFMNDNIRLNVFKGSKFIQAEYDEDKKKLVEFYNSKGYRDAEITFDTIYAFNKKTINIDMVIDEGPKYYFRNIIWTGNYIHTEKTLNAILGIKKGDVYNRELIDKKLTFNPKGADISGLYMDDGYLFFRINPVEVAVVGDSIDVEMRITEGEQATISEVTISGNDRTSDHVIRRELSTLPGQKFRRSDIIRTQQKLGQLGYFNPQTIGQNLQPNPANATVDIEWKVEEQSNDQIELSGGWGGAFGFVGTLGLTFNNFSLRNIPHPKKWRPLPVGDGQRLSLRVQANGRNFQNYSISFTEPWLGGRKPQSLSVSANKSISRFAGQGAANFFDLNSTLKVDNITVGIGKVLEWPDNYFTLTNSVSYSVYTLKNAPSYIPGCPDCVANSITFNTTVARRSVDNPMYPSQGSEISLSATFTPPYSQWRNINYETATPQQLNKWVEYHKWMFDAKYYIGLDRKNKLVLEAKAHFGFIGRYSSKTDYTPFERFYLGGAGLAGGFGAFVLGQDIIALRGYDDNTLTPPYSNQLNTSAIRGGIVYDKFGLELRYPVTTGNAATIYGFTFVEAGNNWNNYEDFNPFSMYKTAGFGARIFMPAFGLIGLNWGYGFDPVPLGSNGQRSGAKFQFTIGQQIR; translated from the coding sequence ATGAGAACGAGTGTACTGATAATCTTCTTACTTATTGTGGGGTTTGACAGTGTTGCGCAATTTCGCAGGGGACGCAGCGAGCGTGCTGCCACCGATAATTTGAATTATGCTAACCCGGCAGAATACATTATTGCGGGCATTGAAGTAACCGGTCTTAATATCCTGGATAAAAACGCCATGGTTTCATTAACCGGCTTACGTGTTGGCGACAAAGTGAAAATACCCGGGGATGCCATTTCAGGTGCTATCCGTAAATTATGGAAACACGGATTGATCGGTGATGTATCCATTGGGGTACAAAAAATTGAGGGTGATAATGTGTGGCTCGAAATCAAAATGGCAGAACGCCCGCGGCTTACTAATTTTTATTTCAGCGGCATAAACAAATCTCAGGAATCTTCCCTGAAAGAAGAACTTACCCTTATACGCGGAAAGATTGTAAACGATGCCATGTTACGAAATACCGAACTGGCCGTTAAAAAGTTTTTTGTTAAGAAAGGCTTCCTGAATACTGAGGTTAAAATCATACAGGAACGCGACACCATCGCTACTGATGGCATACGCCTGAAGATTGCCGTTAACACAAATTCAAAGGTTAAGATCAATAAAATTGCCATCACAGGCAACGAAGCTATTGCCGATGGCAAACTAAAGGGAAAGATGAAGAAAACAGCCGAGCACCCACGCTTTGCGCTGCACCGCACACTGATCAGGAAAGCCCTTGATTTTAAACCAAAAGACATCAGGACCTACCTCACCACATCATACGATGTAAGTTGGGCAGAAGTGAAGGAATTTATGAACGATAACATCCGCCTTAACGTATTCAAAGGATCAAAATTCATTCAGGCCGAATACGATGAAGACAAGAAGAAGCTCGTTGAATTTTATAATTCAAAGGGCTATCGCGATGCCGAGATAACCTTTGATACCATCTATGCCTTTAACAAGAAGACCATCAACATCGATATGGTTATCGATGAGGGGCCAAAGTATTATTTCCGCAACATCATCTGGACGGGGAATTACATCCACACCGAAAAAACCCTCAACGCAATTTTGGGTATCAAAAAAGGCGATGTGTACAACCGCGAATTAATCGATAAGAAACTAACCTTTAACCCAAAAGGCGCGGACATTAGTGGGTTGTACATGGACGATGGTTATTTGTTCTTCCGGATAAACCCCGTGGAGGTTGCCGTAGTGGGTGATTCCATCGATGTTGAAATGCGGATTACCGAAGGTGAGCAAGCGACCATTAGTGAAGTTACCATCTCGGGTAACGACCGTACAAGCGATCACGTTATCCGCAGGGAACTTTCAACATTACCCGGCCAGAAATTCAGGCGATCAGACATCATCCGTACACAGCAAAAGCTTGGTCAGTTAGGTTATTTCAATCCGCAAACTATTGGGCAGAATTTACAACCTAACCCTGCCAACGCTACGGTTGATATCGAATGGAAAGTAGAAGAACAATCCAACGACCAGATTGAATTATCCGGAGGTTGGGGAGGTGCTTTTGGTTTTGTGGGCACGTTAGGCTTAACGTTTAACAATTTTTCACTTCGCAACATCCCCCATCCTAAAAAGTGGAGACCACTTCCTGTCGGTGATGGCCAACGCTTATCCTTACGGGTTCAGGCAAACGGACGAAACTTCCAGAACTATAGCATTTCATTTACCGAGCCTTGGTTAGGCGGACGTAAACCACAATCACTTTCAGTCAGTGCAAACAAGTCCATCTCCAGGTTTGCCGGGCAAGGTGCTGCAAACTTTTTCGATTTAAATTCAACCCTTAAGGTTGATAACATTACGGTAGGTATTGGTAAAGTGTTGGAATGGCCGGATAACTATTTCACCTTAACCAATTCTGTTTCTTATTCGGTTTATACTTTGAAAAATGCGCCAAGCTACATTCCGGGTTGTCCGGATTGCGTGGCAAACAGTATTACCTTTAATACAACAGTGGCACGAAGGAGTGTGGATAATCCCATGTACCCTTCGCAAGGGTCTGAAATTTCGTTGAGTGCAACATTTACACCACCCTATTCACAGTGGAGGAACATCAATTATGAAACTGCTACACCACAACAACTCAACAAATGGGTAGAGTATCACAAATGGATGTTTGATGCAAAATACTACATAGGCCTGGACCGGAAAAACAAATTGGTACTCGAAGCCAAGGCACATTTCGGCTTTATCGGGCGCTACAGTTCAAAAACAGACTATACTCCATTTGAACGGTTTTACCTTGGTGGCGCAGGGCTAGCTGGTGGTTTTGGCGCGTTTGTTTTAGGACAGGATATTATTGCCCTGCGCGGTTATGATGATAACACACTAACGCCTCCGTATTCAAATCAGTTGAATACTTCTGCGATCAGAGGAGGTATTGTTTACGATAAATTCGGGCTGGAACTGCGTTACCCGGTAACTACCGGCAATGCTGCCACCATTTATGGCTTTACCTTTGTTGAGGCCGGTAATAACTGGAATAATTATGAGGACTTTAATCCGTTTAGTATGTATAAAACAGCAGGGTTTGGCGCCCGCATATTTATGCCTGCTTTTGGATTGATCGGGTTAAACTGGGGGTACGGGTTTGATCCGGTGCCCCTTGGAAGCAACGGGCAGCGCAGTGGTGCCAAATTCCAATTCACTATTGGTCAGCAAATCCGTTAA
- a CDS encoding isoprenyl transferase: MASYKEHIDPHNLPRHIAVIMDGNGRWAKKKGAMRIFGHRNAVKAVRDITEGCGELGIEYLTLYAFSTENWARPKEEVDGLMELLVNTLKEEINTLMENRVKLITIGQTSHLPETCQNNLAWAVNMTKNNTGLTVVLALSYSGRWEITQAVKALADDVQKGKIDTASISESLVEKYLQTAGIPDPELLIRTSGEMRISNFLLWQIAYTELYISPTLWPDFRKENLYEAIWSYQQRERRFGKTSEQLNPVS; encoded by the coding sequence CTTACAAAGAACATATTGACCCCCATAACCTGCCTCGGCACATCGCGGTAATCATGGACGGCAACGGTCGTTGGGCAAAGAAGAAGGGGGCCATGCGGATTTTCGGTCATCGCAACGCAGTAAAAGCCGTGCGCGATATAACTGAAGGCTGCGGTGAGTTGGGTATTGAGTACCTCACCCTGTATGCTTTTTCTACCGAAAACTGGGCCAGGCCTAAAGAAGAGGTGGATGGGCTTATGGAGCTTTTGGTCAATACACTAAAAGAAGAAATTAACACCTTAATGGAGAACCGGGTAAAACTAATTACCATCGGCCAAACATCTCATCTTCCGGAAACCTGCCAGAATAACCTAGCCTGGGCCGTAAACATGACAAAAAACAATACAGGACTTACTGTAGTGCTTGCCCTGAGTTATAGTGGCCGTTGGGAAATTACCCAGGCTGTTAAAGCCCTGGCTGATGATGTGCAGAAAGGTAAAATTGATACCGCTTCCATATCCGAATCGCTGGTTGAAAAATACCTGCAAACAGCAGGAATCCCCGATCCCGAATTATTGATACGAACAAGTGGCGAGATGCGCATAAGCAACTTTTTGTTGTGGCAAATCGCCTACACTGAACTATACATTAGCCCAACCCTTTGGCCAGATTTCCGCAAGGAGAACTTATATGAAGCCATCTGGTCCTACCAACAGCGCGAACGCAGGTTTGGTAAAACAAGTGAACAATTGAATCCAGTTAGTTGA